The following coding sequences are from one Triticum aestivum cultivar Chinese Spring chromosome 5A, IWGSC CS RefSeq v2.1, whole genome shotgun sequence window:
- the LOC123103006 gene encoding uncharacterized protein isoform X3, which produces MTLAITFSKMTIFTGITSLYGSILQFVRPASLVRGWVIVSFFTWFIGVVMLGISPSLSDHSENQTYQYERLNARNENKEVAFFDDEDTKPAESVDVKEEDGYRCWTTTREERSGIESCYCSL; this is translated from the exons ATG ACGCTGGCCATCACTTTCTCCAAGATGACGATCTTCACTGGGATCACGTCTTTGTACGGTAGCATCCTCCAATTCGTGAGGCCGGCCAGCCTCGTGCGGGGCTGGGTCATCGTCTCCTTCTTCACCTGGTTCATCGGTGTCGTCATGTTGGGGATTTCTCCTTCCCT GTCGGACCATTCCGAGAATCAGACCTACCAATATGAGAGGTTAAATGCAAGAAACGAGAATAAG GAAGTAGCTTTCTTTGATGACGAAGATACAAAACCCGCTGAATCCGTTGATGTCAAG GAGGAGGATGGTTACCGATGCTGGACGACTACCAGGGAAGAAAGAAGCGGAATAGAGAGTTGTTATTGCTCATTATAA
- the LOC123103006 gene encoding uncharacterized protein isoform X2, producing the protein MFFEPLTTEAENEGHDCLYATVQVAKSWCCMNRNIQVSREKNQCLRPHGRSDHSENQTYQYERLNARNENKEVAFFDDEDTKPAESVDVKVANKRQIGGGWLPMLDDYQGRKKRNRELLLLIIMTTYC; encoded by the exons ATG TTCTTTGAACCTCTAACTACTGAAGCTGAAAATGAGGGTCACGATTGTTTGTATGCAACAGTTCAGG TAGCAAAGTCCTGGTGCTGCATGAACCGTAACATTCAGGTTAGCAGGGAAAAAAATCAGTGTTTGAGACCACATGGCAG GTCGGACCATTCCGAGAATCAGACCTACCAATATGAGAGGTTAAATGCAAGAAACGAGAATAAG GAAGTAGCTTTCTTTGATGACGAAGATACAAAACCCGCTGAATCCGTTGATGTCAAGGTGGCTAATAAACGGCAAATTG GAGGAGGATGGTTACCGATGCTGGACGACTACCAGGGAAGAAAGAAGCGGAATAGAGAGTTGTTATTGCTCATTATAATGACGACCTATTGTTAG
- the LOC123103006 gene encoding uncharacterized protein isoform X1, giving the protein MTLAITFSKMTIFTGITSLYGSILQFVRPASLVRGWVIVSFFTWFIGVVMLGISPSLSDHSENQTYQYERLNARNENKEVAFFDDEDTKPAESVDVKVANKRQIGGGWLPMLDDYQGRKKRNRELLLLIIMTTYC; this is encoded by the exons ATG ACGCTGGCCATCACTTTCTCCAAGATGACGATCTTCACTGGGATCACGTCTTTGTACGGTAGCATCCTCCAATTCGTGAGGCCGGCCAGCCTCGTGCGGGGCTGGGTCATCGTCTCCTTCTTCACCTGGTTCATCGGTGTCGTCATGTTGGGGATTTCTCCTTCCCT GTCGGACCATTCCGAGAATCAGACCTACCAATATGAGAGGTTAAATGCAAGAAACGAGAATAAG GAAGTAGCTTTCTTTGATGACGAAGATACAAAACCCGCTGAATCCGTTGATGTCAAGGTGGCTAATAAACGGCAAATTG GAGGAGGATGGTTACCGATGCTGGACGACTACCAGGGAAGAAAGAAGCGGAATAGAGAGTTGTTATTGCTCATTATAATGACGACCTATTGTTAG